One segment of Anatilimnocola aggregata DNA contains the following:
- a CDS encoding DUF1552 domain-containing protein has protein sequence MLNRRNVLQGIAAGAGLSLLPEALLASPKSSSPATSGSPKRIVFFLQNQGFDPATCIPSEMTTSGSLAKAQLPEPIQALEPYKERLHIISGLHGLHTSPSHSAFFGALGGFRGGDGTPPSAATIDYELSKVLPPTLLPHLCIGMDSMENMTSKPTIATLSASGAGQPIFMHSNPNHLYQMLYGGISTGDIRQQHEARSNVLNQIERLAAAKGESLPVGDKERYGQFVQGFKDVNGLRDRLDTVAAHLQKFAPKVDERYTKPQFETDWHDCLLDLGISALAAGITNTLTIGSGRGEIFGAWKGLGIEQQGHNLGHMQQPGNPIWIKIRQYNTRMLVRIMEALEGVPEGSGTMMDNTLIVYTSNNADKQHTSGANWPVMLLGNCGGIFKTGCFTRLDGKRPINALYATLLRAAGQNVERFNMTEQLARKFDNQTGPLQEVLA, from the coding sequence ATGCTGAACCGCAGAAACGTGCTGCAGGGAATAGCTGCTGGTGCGGGCCTCTCGCTGCTTCCCGAGGCCCTCCTGGCCTCACCGAAGAGCAGTTCGCCTGCGACGAGCGGTTCGCCGAAGCGAATCGTCTTCTTCCTGCAAAATCAGGGCTTCGATCCAGCGACCTGCATTCCCAGCGAGATGACCACCAGTGGCTCGTTGGCCAAGGCTCAGCTACCTGAGCCCATCCAGGCACTCGAGCCGTACAAGGAACGGCTCCACATCATCAGCGGCTTGCACGGTTTGCACACCAGCCCATCGCACAGCGCCTTCTTTGGCGCGCTCGGCGGTTTTCGCGGAGGTGACGGCACTCCGCCCAGCGCTGCGACGATTGACTATGAACTGAGCAAGGTTCTGCCGCCGACGCTGCTGCCTCATCTGTGCATCGGCATGGACTCGATGGAGAACATGACGTCCAAGCCAACGATTGCCACGCTGTCTGCCAGTGGCGCTGGCCAGCCGATCTTCATGCACTCGAATCCGAATCATCTTTATCAGATGCTGTACGGCGGCATCTCCACCGGCGACATCCGGCAGCAGCACGAAGCCCGCTCGAACGTGCTCAATCAGATCGAACGGCTGGCCGCCGCCAAGGGCGAATCTCTGCCGGTCGGAGACAAGGAGCGTTACGGACAGTTTGTGCAGGGATTCAAGGACGTGAACGGGCTGCGTGATCGGCTCGACACGGTCGCCGCCCACCTGCAAAAGTTCGCGCCGAAGGTCGACGAGCGCTACACCAAGCCGCAGTTCGAAACCGATTGGCACGACTGCTTGTTGGACCTCGGCATCTCGGCGCTCGCTGCGGGCATTACCAACACGCTGACGATTGGGTCGGGCCGCGGCGAGATCTTCGGTGCCTGGAAAGGGCTGGGAATCGAGCAACAAGGGCACAATTTGGGGCACATGCAACAGCCCGGCAATCCGATCTGGATCAAGATCCGTCAATACAACACCCGCATGCTGGTGCGGATCATGGAAGCGCTTGAGGGTGTACCTGAAGGGAGCGGCACGATGATGGACAACACGTTGATTGTCTACACCAGCAACAACGCGGACAAACAGCACACCAGCGGGGCCAACTGGCCGGTCATGCTGCTGGGCAATTGTGGCGGCATCTTCAAAACCGGCTGCTTTACGCGACTGGACGGCAAGCGGCCGATCAACGCGCTCTATGCGACGCTCCTGCGTGCTGCAGGTCAGAATGTCGAGCGTTTCAACATGACCGAACAGTTGGCCCGAAAGTTCGACAACCAAACCGGTCCGCTCCAAGAAGTGCTGGCCTAA
- a CDS encoding type 2 periplasmic-binding domain-containing protein produces the protein MIDLSVRVPRGFSIAAEVNEKYPMDSRASPIEMLEVEALFGTCSSRRKSPVLSAANNPTCPFITRYIGWFTLKIIGKSKPSASGYLNTPQYYYFSTYVNRCSTWASL, from the coding sequence ATGATCGATCTTTCAGTAAGAGTGCCGCGTGGGTTTTCAATCGCAGCAGAAGTAAATGAGAAATACCCCATGGACTCACGCGCATCACCAATTGAGATGCTCGAAGTCGAGGCTTTATTTGGCACCTGCTCTAGTCGACGTAAGTCACCAGTGCTGTCCGCTGCAAACAATCCAACTTGTCCATTTATTACCCGCTACATCGGGTGGTTTACGTTGAAAATCATCGGCAAAAGTAAACCTTCTGCTTCGGGATATTTGAACACCCCTCAATATTACTATTTCTCAACTTACGTCAATCGATGCAGCACATGGGCGTCACTCTAG
- a CDS encoding sulfatase → MKLRACIVLALLAAISTAVSHAADKETISRPNIVFVLIDDFGYSDCGAYGAKDIRTPNIDRLAREGVKFTDFYANAPVCTPTRCGFITGRWQQRVGFEWAMGFSAESFRRKGDAWVPETDIHGLGLPTSIPTLPKMLQAAGYATGAFGKWHLGLKDEYNPTKHGFDEYFGELLGHSDYYTHSYYDGTYALRDGMKPVKVEGYLTDLINRRAVDFVRKHAKEPFFLYVPHLAVHCPYQPPGRPLPSVTKANMYHGDRPTYAAMVEKVDEGVGMLLAELEKQGVLDNTLFVLSSDNGGERYSDNSPLFHHKSTLWEGGIRVPCLMRWPARLPQGKVTNQVGITMDLSATFAAIAGAKPAVDRPFDGINLLPILADEQSAQTRTLCWRIDRVARQQKSVRHGPWKYIQDSNVEMLFNLESDIGERHDVSFQNPTVFADLKDRLAAWEAEMAQERTEFLVK, encoded by the coding sequence ATGAAACTACGTGCGTGCATTGTCTTGGCCTTACTCGCTGCTATCTCGACCGCAGTGTCGCATGCGGCTGATAAAGAAACGATTTCCCGGCCCAACATTGTCTTCGTTCTGATTGACGACTTTGGCTACTCCGACTGCGGGGCTTACGGTGCCAAGGACATTCGCACACCAAATATCGACCGGCTAGCTCGCGAAGGAGTGAAATTCACTGATTTCTATGCCAATGCGCCGGTCTGCACTCCGACTCGGTGTGGGTTCATCACCGGCCGCTGGCAGCAGCGCGTCGGGTTTGAATGGGCGATGGGGTTCTCTGCCGAATCGTTTCGGCGGAAAGGAGACGCCTGGGTTCCGGAAACAGACATCCACGGACTGGGACTGCCGACGAGCATTCCGACGTTGCCAAAGATGCTTCAAGCCGCCGGCTACGCGACGGGGGCCTTCGGCAAGTGGCATCTTGGCTTGAAAGACGAATACAACCCGACGAAGCATGGCTTCGACGAGTACTTCGGCGAGTTGCTCGGCCACTCCGATTACTACACGCACTCGTACTATGACGGGACCTATGCGCTGCGCGACGGTATGAAGCCGGTAAAAGTAGAAGGCTATCTGACCGATCTGATTAATCGCCGCGCCGTCGATTTCGTGCGCAAGCATGCGAAAGAACCGTTCTTTTTGTACGTGCCGCACCTGGCGGTGCATTGCCCGTATCAGCCCCCGGGGCGGCCGCTGCCGAGTGTCACGAAAGCCAATATGTACCATGGCGATCGCCCCACCTACGCCGCGATGGTCGAGAAGGTGGATGAAGGCGTCGGCATGCTGCTGGCCGAACTAGAGAAGCAGGGAGTGCTCGATAACACACTGTTCGTGCTCAGCAGCGACAATGGCGGCGAACGGTACTCAGACAATAGCCCGCTGTTTCATCACAAATCCACATTGTGGGAAGGAGGCATTCGCGTCCCCTGCTTGATGCGCTGGCCTGCCCGATTGCCTCAGGGCAAAGTCACGAATCAGGTCGGCATCACGATGGATTTGAGTGCCACTTTCGCCGCTATCGCGGGCGCGAAACCGGCCGTGGATCGGCCCTTTGACGGCATCAATCTGCTCCCCATTTTGGCCGATGAACAATCAGCCCAGACGCGCACACTTTGCTGGCGCATCGATCGAGTCGCCCGTCAACAGAAATCCGTCCGGCATGGTCCTTGGAAGTACATTCAGGACAGCAACGTCGAGATGTTGTTCAATCTGGAGAGTGACATTGGCGAGCGGCACGACGTCTCGTTTCAGAACCCAACGGTTTTCGCCGACCTCAAGGACCGCCTGGCTGCGTGGGAAGCGGAAATGGCCCAGGAGCGGACGGAGTTCCTGGTGAAGTGA
- a CDS encoding sulfatase family protein, producing MKSTLAFFALIGLLCGQVLAAADKPNILFIFSDDHAQHAISAYGSKVNQTPHLDRLAKAGARFTNSFVTNSICTPSRATLLTGQYSHLNGVPVFNRFDGGRDHAAKHLQAGGYHTGMIGKWHLGSDPTGFDRWIALPGQGAYWNPQFLLPGKKKLTIEGHCTDITTDLGIEWMKTRPKDKPFFLMLHQKAPHRAWEPAKRHLEMFKDKLIPEPETLFDDYATRPTALPKNQQTVARNLTRRDLKLMPPADLKGPALQKWLNTSPTELEVDGKTLTGKELVQWKYQKYMRDYLGCVQGVDDGVGKVLDYLDEAGLAENTIVIYSADNGWYLGDLGLYDKRFMYEPGLHVPLIVRGPGVTKGSVPAQFVANIDLAPTFIDLAGLPVPEFMQGRSFAPLLRGESPADWRTTMYYRYYHDPGHHNTAAHLGVRTATHKLIHYWKQDAYELFDLTADPHEQRNLLHSPADAQQPAVAAKFTELRAELARLQQQYKDTDDLYADPTTWPAGSADGPWDAYQVTGNKTVAEAIQAAVQH from the coding sequence GTGAAATCGACGCTCGCTTTCTTCGCACTTATCGGCCTGTTGTGCGGGCAAGTGTTGGCTGCTGCCGATAAGCCCAACATTCTGTTCATCTTCTCGGACGATCACGCGCAGCATGCTATCTCCGCCTATGGTTCAAAGGTGAACCAGACGCCGCACTTGGATCGCCTCGCCAAGGCGGGCGCTCGCTTTACCAATAGCTTCGTCACGAATTCAATTTGCACGCCCAGCCGCGCGACACTGCTCACGGGGCAGTATTCGCATCTTAACGGCGTCCCGGTCTTCAATCGCTTTGACGGCGGCCGCGACCATGCAGCGAAGCACCTCCAAGCCGGCGGCTACCACACCGGCATGATCGGCAAGTGGCACCTGGGGAGCGATCCTACCGGGTTTGACCGCTGGATCGCGCTGCCCGGCCAGGGAGCGTACTGGAATCCGCAGTTCCTGCTGCCGGGAAAGAAGAAGCTCACCATCGAAGGGCACTGCACGGACATCACGACCGACTTAGGCATCGAATGGATGAAAACGCGGCCGAAGGACAAGCCCTTTTTCTTGATGCTGCATCAAAAGGCTCCCCATCGCGCGTGGGAGCCTGCCAAGCGGCATCTCGAGATGTTCAAAGACAAGCTCATCCCCGAACCGGAAACACTCTTTGACGACTACGCCACGCGGCCAACCGCGCTTCCCAAGAACCAGCAAACGGTCGCTCGCAATCTCACACGCCGTGATTTAAAGCTCATGCCTCCTGCCGACCTCAAGGGTCCTGCTTTGCAGAAGTGGTTGAACACCAGCCCGACGGAACTGGAAGTGGATGGCAAGACACTCACCGGCAAGGAACTCGTGCAATGGAAATACCAGAAATACATGCGCGACTATCTGGGCTGTGTGCAGGGCGTAGATGACGGCGTAGGCAAGGTACTCGATTATCTCGACGAGGCCGGGCTGGCGGAAAATACAATCGTCATCTACTCCGCCGACAACGGCTGGTATCTGGGAGATTTGGGGCTGTACGACAAGCGGTTCATGTACGAGCCCGGTTTGCACGTGCCGCTGATTGTTCGTGGTCCGGGCGTTACCAAAGGGAGCGTCCCCGCACAGTTCGTGGCGAATATCGATCTGGCACCGACGTTCATTGATCTCGCCGGTCTTCCCGTGCCTGAGTTCATGCAAGGCCGCTCCTTCGCTCCGCTGCTGCGTGGCGAGTCGCCCGCCGACTGGCGCACCACGATGTATTACCGCTATTACCACGACCCCGGCCACCACAATACGGCGGCCCATCTCGGTGTGCGCACGGCTACGCACAAGCTGATCCACTACTGGAAGCAAGATGCGTATGAGCTGTTCGACCTCACTGCTGACCCGCACGAGCAGCGGAATCTGTTGCACTCTCCGGCCGATGCGCAGCAGCCGGCCGTGGCTGCCAAGTTCACTGAATTAAGAGCGGAACTGGCTCGCTTGCAGCAGCAATACAAAGATACCGATGACCTCTACGCCGATCCCACTACTTGGCCCGCGGGGAGCGCCGATGGCCCGTGGGATGCCTACCAGGTCACAGGCAACAAAACGGTAGCCGAAGCTATCCAGGCTGCAGTGCAACATTGA
- a CDS encoding DUF1552 domain-containing protein, with protein MTTTRRQFNTQALLGTGALALLPQTLLADTALAKPPMRFIFLHRGNGLFPRVLVPPTFSKELKDKEQQKAGFEVDLDKHDLPAWLSPLSAHKENLTLLQGLSGKMCTTGHHSWCSSLGVFKANERVSSIRWATVDFELAKMFPSPLEHIELACFPLDGGNPRGSLNGIAQGFSARGPQQPNYAFGSPRVALQELFKSVATNADERIRYQLERKVLDFVARNEASRLSTVAGAEQAKLKRYSDALDAVQERNRRVDLMTEVLRQHTPKLADKYLNDEMTTLDRQAGHVEVLLAALISGLTNVVAFTIDELGHHYTGIPGLETEKVNMHDIGHGKAMGGVPAEEIRSRCEQYHMTLVDRIVTRLKSVREGDGTMFDNTMLLYFPDSGETHHSVGLEFPFVVLSGRNCPLNIARRYIRMPNYGQPGHKTLGNWYTTILNAFGNPIPHYGDLDTGLAKYHIDQKGPIKSFLQL; from the coding sequence ATGACAACGACTCGCCGGCAATTCAACACGCAAGCGTTGCTGGGAACAGGTGCCTTGGCGCTCCTGCCGCAGACTTTGCTCGCCGATACTGCGTTAGCAAAACCGCCGATGCGATTCATTTTTCTGCATCGCGGGAACGGTTTGTTTCCCCGTGTCTTGGTGCCGCCAACGTTCTCGAAAGAACTGAAGGACAAGGAACAACAAAAGGCTGGGTTCGAAGTCGATCTCGACAAGCACGATCTGCCGGCCTGGCTGAGTCCGCTGTCCGCCCACAAGGAGAATTTGACACTGTTGCAGGGGTTGTCGGGCAAGATGTGCACGACCGGGCATCACTCGTGGTGCTCTTCGCTCGGCGTTTTCAAAGCCAACGAACGTGTGAGTTCCATTCGTTGGGCCACTGTCGATTTTGAATTGGCGAAGATGTTTCCCTCGCCCCTTGAGCACATCGAACTCGCCTGCTTTCCGCTCGATGGCGGCAATCCGCGCGGCAGCCTGAACGGCATCGCCCAGGGGTTCTCTGCGCGCGGTCCTCAACAGCCGAATTATGCATTCGGTTCGCCGCGCGTGGCACTGCAAGAACTCTTCAAGTCGGTGGCGACCAACGCAGACGAGCGGATCCGCTATCAACTCGAACGAAAGGTGCTCGATTTTGTGGCCCGCAACGAAGCTAGCCGACTGAGCACGGTCGCTGGGGCCGAACAAGCCAAACTCAAGCGATATTCGGACGCCCTCGATGCCGTTCAGGAGCGCAATCGCCGGGTCGATCTCATGACCGAAGTACTGCGGCAACACACACCTAAGCTAGCCGACAAGTATTTAAACGATGAAATGACCACGCTGGATCGGCAAGCCGGGCACGTCGAGGTTTTGCTGGCTGCACTAATTTCAGGTTTGACGAACGTCGTTGCCTTCACCATCGATGAACTTGGCCATCACTACACGGGCATTCCGGGCTTAGAGACCGAGAAGGTCAACATGCACGACATCGGCCACGGCAAGGCAATGGGCGGCGTGCCTGCAGAGGAGATTCGCTCCCGCTGCGAGCAATACCACATGACGCTTGTCGATCGTATCGTGACGCGACTCAAGAGCGTGCGTGAAGGGGACGGCACGATGTTCGACAACACCATGCTGCTGTACTTCCCGGATAGCGGCGAAACGCACCACAGCGTGGGATTGGAGTTTCCGTTCGTTGTACTTTCGGGTCGCAATTGCCCGCTAAATATCGCCCGCCGCTACATTCGCATGCCAAACTACGGCCAACCAGGACACAAGACGCTCGGCAATTGGTACACGACCATTCTCAACGCGTTTGGCAACCCGATTCCCCACTATGGCGATCTGGATACCGGTCTCGCGAAATATCACATCGATCAAAAGGGACCAATTAAGTCGTTCTTGCAGTTATGA
- a CDS encoding DUF1588 domain-containing protein produces the protein MRYSYFLLACCLALLPAVVHAQAQESIAIPPHVSQAFLRYCGECHGNETSEADINLAKLVTLETSEQLELLNRVQDQLFFRTMPPTDSRQPSEEDRTSLVNWLRGELRKHGASKLDEKLRYPAYGNYVEHELLFGGKVKAAAFTPARRWLVSPQIFTERVLDVFQLQGRERDSFRLQGFAGVTNPFVLPDQSGVRYYDQGTLDGGTLLVMLGNAQWIADKQLRAARVKHGELDANEFENVRDRWYPKTTPPALEAIVLKNEAPTDAELTAAIQSQFACVLQRAATADELRKYVALTRDAIQLGGNSAGLRQMLVTVLLESEFLYRLEFGAGQPDENGRVRLAPREASLAIAYALGDRGPDAILLQAASEGRLNTREDYRREVERLLADKTYFQAPVDPSLNGKHIQSHVVSHPKLVRFFREFFGYTGALKVFKDSPRSGGYYQNADRGHTGTPGWLIQEADELVIWCLDQDQKVFENLLTTDQFFVFHNLDTKAGQACIAEWREVYEKLQGTPWKTEPEQVMADHRQLLGAAKIIDAREKELWKQKRSFLSYMYYFQDTFGRGTIPFTRGPFTHGYSYTHSQSYSLPPLPTRDRYIGVETDRYKEPSDKPMYWSYPVEQPFQIANRKGLLTHPAWLVAHSSNFHTDPIRRGRWIREKLLAGRVPDVPITVDAQVPDDPHKTLRQRVEIVTHNTECWKCHQHMNPLGLPFESFDDFGRFRTQESREHPENLVRKGNGKDVADVYQTSPIDSSGVLSGTGDANLDGEVPDAFEMIDRLARSERVRQSIIRHAFRFFLGRNEMPSDAQTLIDADQAYVSSDGSFRAVVVSLLTSDSFIYRKPIQDQP, from the coding sequence ATGCGATATTCATACTTCTTGTTGGCGTGTTGCCTGGCCCTGCTTCCAGCGGTTGTGCATGCGCAGGCACAAGAGAGCATCGCTATTCCGCCGCACGTAAGCCAGGCTTTCCTGCGCTACTGCGGCGAATGCCATGGAAATGAAACGAGCGAAGCGGACATAAATCTAGCCAAACTAGTCACGCTGGAGACGAGCGAACAACTGGAATTGCTCAACAGAGTGCAGGATCAGTTGTTCTTCCGCACGATGCCGCCGACCGATTCGCGACAACCCAGCGAAGAGGATCGAACTTCGCTCGTGAATTGGCTCCGCGGCGAATTGCGAAAACATGGCGCTTCGAAACTCGATGAAAAGCTCCGCTATCCTGCCTACGGCAACTATGTCGAGCACGAGCTCTTATTTGGTGGCAAGGTCAAGGCTGCGGCGTTTACTCCTGCTCGCCGTTGGCTGGTCAGCCCGCAGATTTTCACCGAGCGCGTACTGGACGTATTTCAATTGCAAGGACGCGAACGAGATTCGTTTCGGTTGCAGGGGTTTGCCGGAGTGACCAATCCCTTTGTCTTGCCAGATCAATCGGGAGTGCGCTATTACGATCAGGGCACGCTCGATGGAGGAACCTTGTTGGTGATGTTGGGCAACGCTCAGTGGATCGCTGATAAGCAACTCCGCGCCGCGCGTGTGAAACACGGGGAACTGGATGCGAACGAATTCGAAAATGTCCGCGACCGCTGGTACCCCAAGACCACGCCCCCAGCCCTGGAGGCCATCGTCCTCAAGAATGAAGCGCCCACGGATGCGGAACTCACAGCGGCGATTCAAAGCCAATTTGCTTGTGTGCTGCAGCGTGCGGCGACGGCAGATGAGTTGCGAAAGTATGTCGCCTTGACGCGCGATGCCATTCAACTTGGCGGCAACTCCGCCGGCCTGCGGCAAATGTTGGTGACGGTCCTCTTGGAATCCGAGTTTCTCTACCGGTTGGAATTCGGCGCCGGCCAACCAGACGAAAATGGCCGCGTTCGACTTGCCCCGCGCGAGGCCAGTCTTGCGATCGCTTATGCGCTCGGTGACCGCGGGCCAGATGCCATCTTGCTTCAGGCAGCGAGCGAAGGTCGGCTGAACACGCGCGAGGACTATCGCCGTGAAGTCGAGCGACTACTGGCCGATAAAACTTATTTTCAGGCTCCGGTCGATCCGTCGCTGAACGGCAAACACATCCAGTCGCACGTGGTCTCGCATCCGAAGCTGGTCCGCTTCTTTCGCGAGTTCTTCGGCTACACCGGCGCGCTGAAGGTTTTCAAGGATAGTCCCCGCAGCGGCGGCTATTATCAAAATGCCGATCGCGGGCACACCGGCACGCCTGGCTGGTTAATTCAGGAAGCGGATGAGCTCGTGATCTGGTGCCTGGACCAGGATCAAAAGGTCTTTGAAAACCTGCTTACGACCGATCAATTCTTCGTGTTTCACAACCTGGACACCAAGGCTGGTCAAGCCTGCATCGCTGAATGGCGAGAGGTGTATGAAAAACTGCAAGGGACTCCGTGGAAGACCGAACCCGAGCAAGTGATGGCGGACCATCGGCAACTGCTCGGTGCCGCGAAGATCATCGACGCTCGCGAGAAAGAGCTTTGGAAGCAAAAACGGTCGTTCCTGTCTTACATGTACTACTTTCAGGACACTTTTGGCCGCGGCACGATCCCCTTCACGCGCGGACCATTCACCCACGGCTATTCCTATACGCATTCGCAGAGCTATAGCCTGCCGCCGTTGCCCACGCGCGATCGTTATATCGGCGTAGAAACCGACCGTTACAAAGAGCCTAGCGATAAGCCCATGTATTGGAGCTATCCCGTCGAGCAGCCGTTCCAAATTGCGAATCGCAAGGGATTGCTAACGCATCCTGCTTGGCTCGTAGCGCATTCGAGCAATTTTCATACAGATCCGATCAGACGTGGTCGCTGGATTCGCGAGAAACTCCTCGCCGGCCGCGTGCCCGACGTGCCAATTACCGTCGATGCGCAGGTTCCGGACGATCCGCACAAAACGCTTCGCCAACGAGTCGAGATCGTGACGCACAACACCGAATGTTGGAAGTGCCATCAGCACATGAACCCACTCGGGCTGCCGTTTGAGAGTTTCGACGACTTCGGCCGCTTCCGTACCCAGGAAAGTCGGGAGCATCCCGAGAACCTGGTTCGTAAAGGAAACGGCAAGGATGTCGCCGATGTTTACCAGACCAGCCCGATCGATTCCAGCGGCGTGCTCAGCGGCACGGGCGACGCCAACTTGGACGGCGAAGTGCCAGATGCCTTCGAAATGATCGATCGGCTCGCGCGCTCGGAACGAGTCCGGCAATCGATCATTCGTCATGCCTTCCGGTTCTTCCTGGGCCGCAATGAAATGCCCTCCGACGCGCAAACCTTGATCGATGCAGATCAAGCGTATGTGTCGAGCGACGGCAGTTTTCGCGCGGTCGTCGTTTCGCTGTTAACTTCTGACTCATTCATCTACCGCAAACCAATCCAGGATCAGCCATGA
- the istA gene encoding IS21 family transposase — protein MLRDMHNWTEIRRLVLTEKKSKRAVCREFSLHWQTLEKILQHPEPPGYRQRLPRERPKLDPFLPIIHEILEQDKTAPRKQRHTTKRIFDRLRAEHGYTGGITVVGEVVREWRTTTAEVFLPLSHQPGEAQFDFGEAEVVLQGMPTKVAYCVMSLPYSDAFFVQVFPRECTETFQAGHQRAFEFFGGVPRRISYDNSRIAVARFVGKRGDTPTREFLRLQSHYLFEHHFCLVRRPMEKGHTENLIGFARRNFLVPVPRTGSLEVLNAELERQCCEDLERQLRGQPANKATLLAEEQAALLPLPKSGFEARRVEPAQANSLSLVRFDGNDYSVPTQYAHQKVTAIGGLEEVRLVVNDKLVAQHPRDWSKEQVHYNPLHYLALLERKPGGLDFAKPLENWGLPDCFDLLRRRLEADGGAHGRREFIKTLRLLETISLAALTAAIERALEIDVLAVDAIRLLVQQGLEEPTRWFRLDNHPHLQSHSIPPPNLLSYRELTCALTTGGVL, from the coding sequence ATGCTGCGAGATATGCATAACTGGACCGAAATCCGTCGTCTTGTCCTGACCGAGAAGAAATCCAAACGAGCGGTTTGCAGGGAATTTTCCCTTCACTGGCAGACCCTCGAAAAGATCCTGCAGCACCCTGAGCCGCCCGGTTATCGACAACGTCTGCCCCGGGAGCGGCCCAAACTCGATCCGTTCCTGCCGATCATCCACGAGATCCTGGAGCAGGACAAAACGGCGCCCCGCAAGCAGCGCCACACCACTAAACGGATCTTCGACCGCCTGCGTGCCGAGCATGGCTACACCGGCGGGATCACGGTGGTCGGCGAGGTCGTGCGGGAGTGGCGAACGACCACGGCGGAGGTGTTCTTACCCTTGTCGCATCAACCGGGCGAAGCCCAGTTCGACTTCGGCGAAGCGGAGGTGGTGCTGCAAGGCATGCCGACGAAAGTCGCGTACTGCGTCATGTCGTTGCCGTACAGCGACGCGTTCTTCGTGCAGGTCTTTCCTCGCGAATGCACCGAGACGTTTCAAGCGGGCCATCAGCGGGCCTTTGAGTTCTTCGGCGGCGTGCCCCGCCGGATCAGCTACGACAACAGCCGGATTGCTGTGGCCCGGTTCGTGGGGAAACGGGGTGACACGCCGACGCGTGAGTTCCTACGGCTGCAGAGTCATTATCTGTTTGAGCATCACTTCTGCCTGGTGCGACGGCCGATGGAGAAGGGGCATACGGAGAACCTCATCGGTTTCGCGCGGCGGAACTTCCTGGTGCCGGTACCACGGACCGGCAGCCTGGAAGTGCTGAATGCCGAACTCGAGCGGCAGTGCTGTGAAGATCTGGAACGCCAGTTACGCGGACAACCGGCGAACAAAGCCACGTTGTTGGCAGAGGAGCAGGCTGCGTTGTTGCCGCTGCCGAAGTCGGGCTTTGAAGCGCGGCGAGTCGAACCGGCCCAGGCCAACTCTCTTTCCTTGGTTCGCTTCGACGGCAACGATTACTCGGTGCCGACGCAGTATGCTCATCAGAAAGTGACCGCAATTGGCGGCCTGGAGGAAGTTCGGCTGGTCGTTAACGACAAGTTGGTTGCCCAGCATCCACGCGACTGGTCGAAGGAGCAGGTCCATTACAACCCGCTGCATTACCTGGCACTCTTGGAGCGGAAGCCAGGGGGCTTGGACTTCGCGAAACCCCTGGAAAACTGGGGCTTGCCGGACTGTTTCGATCTCCTCCGGCGGCGTCTGGAAGCAGATGGCGGCGCACACGGCCGCCGGGAGTTCATCAAAACCTTGCGGCTGCTGGAGACTATCTCGCTGGCTGCATTAACTGCGGCGATTGAGCGGGCACTGGAGATCGACGTTCTGGCCGTCGATGCGATTCGGCTGCTCGTGCAGCAGGGACTGGAAGAGCCGACGCGGTGGTTTCGGCTGGACAATCATCCGCATCTGCAGTCGCACTCGATCCCTCCTCCCAATCTCCTGTCTTACCGTGAACTGACCTGCGCGCTGACGACGGGAGGTGTGTTATGA
- the istB gene encoding IS21-like element helper ATPase IstB — MKSLETKSTVLLKHHLKALRLPSFLEGCEKTAQRCATENVDHLGFLLQLCELELLNREKRASERRLKSARFPNLKSPGDFDFAAQPSLNRVLVAELLRCEFVERRESVIFLGHPGTGKTHLAIALGIAACQRGKRVRFCRVTELITQLMEAREERTLLRMKSSLAKFDLLILDELGYVPASKLGAELLFEVISSAYERQSLIVTTNLPFEQWTEVLGSERLTGAVLDRLTHRCHILESTGESYRLQDARRRRKGSRPKPATSSLSPADETAES, encoded by the coding sequence ATGAAATCTCTCGAAACCAAAAGCACGGTGCTGCTCAAGCATCACTTGAAGGCCCTACGGTTGCCGTCGTTCCTGGAGGGCTGCGAGAAAACGGCCCAGCGGTGTGCGACGGAGAACGTCGATCATCTGGGCTTTCTGCTGCAACTGTGTGAGCTGGAGTTACTCAACCGTGAGAAGCGTGCCAGCGAGCGGCGGCTCAAGTCAGCGCGCTTTCCCAACCTGAAATCGCCTGGTGATTTCGACTTCGCCGCCCAGCCCTCGCTCAATCGCGTGCTGGTGGCAGAACTACTGCGGTGCGAGTTCGTGGAACGCCGCGAGTCGGTGATCTTTCTCGGGCATCCGGGCACGGGGAAGACGCACCTGGCCATCGCGCTTGGCATTGCCGCCTGTCAGCGGGGCAAACGGGTCCGCTTCTGCCGCGTGACGGAACTGATCACGCAACTTATGGAAGCCCGAGAAGAACGGACGCTGCTGCGGATGAAGTCGTCACTAGCCAAGTTCGATCTGCTGATCCTCGATGAGCTGGGTTACGTCCCCGCCAGTAAGCTGGGCGCGGAGTTGCTCTTCGAGGTCATCAGTAGCGCTTACGAACGCCAATCGTTGATCGTGACCACCAATCTGCCGTTCGAGCAATGGACCGAAGTCCTGGGCAGCGAGCGCCTGACCGGCGCCGTGCTCGATCGGCTGACACACCGCTGCCACATCCTCGAATCGACCGGCGAAAGTTATCGCTTGCAAGACGCGCGGCGCCGCCGCAAAGGATCGCGCCCGAAACCGGCGACCTCATCCTTGTCACCCGCCGATGAAACGGCAGAATCCTAG